The genome window CCTGGGGAGTGCCGCCCCCCCTCTCCCTTCCGGAAAGGGTGGGCGTGCGCGAAGTCCCCGACTTCCCACCCGAGGACGTCCCTGATGATGATGTACGCCATCTGCGGGGGGATCGCCCCCACCTCGGTCACGATGAGGTCGACGTACTCGGCGGGGGTGACGTCGAATGCGGGGTTCCTCGCCCGCACGTGCCGGAACTTCCCGGCGATCTCGGCCGGGAGGACCTCGGATGGGTCCCTCTCCTCGATCTGGATGTACTCCCCGAGGATCGTCCGGGGGGCGAACTTGTAGGTCTCCGCGGCGACCATCACCCTCGTCCTCGCCTCGTGGGCCGCGAGGGCGATCTGGGACGTCCCGATCTTGTTCACGACCGCGCCGTTGACCGCGATCGCGTCCGCCCCCACGACGACGAGGTCGACCTCGTGCATGAAGTGGCGGGCGGCGGAGTCGACGATGTAGTTCGTGGGTATCCCCGCCTCGTCGAGCGTCGCGATCGTGAGGAGGCCCTGGTTGCGCGGGCGCACCTCCGTCGCGAAGACCGAGATGTCCCTGCCGACCCTCCACGCCTCGAGGATGCACGCGAGTGCAGCCTCGGAGTTGCAGTGGGTGAGGAGGACGTCGCCGTCCCTGATGTGGCGGGCCCCGATCTCCCCTATCCTCGCGACGGCCTCCCCCGACGATGCGATGAATGACTCGCACGCCCCGACGAAAGCCTCCCTCGCCTCCCCCACGGACGAGTGCCCGGCCCGCAGTGCCGCCATGACCGTGTGGATCGCGTTCGGGAGCGAGACCGCCGTCGGCCTCGTGGAGAGGAGGATGGACGCGGCCTCCTCGAGCTTCTCCCTGAACTCGGCGACGGAGCGTGCCTGCACGGACGACGCGTGCTCCCGGAGGGCTGCGACGGCTGCCCGGGCGATCCGGCCCGCCCCCCTTATCTCCATGCTCTTTATCTTCTCCGCGGTCTCAGTGAGCATCGGTAGTACTCGAGTACTTCAGTGCCCACGGGCGTAAATAATTATGGACATCGCGGGGTGCCGTGCCATCCCATGTCGGTTGCCGTGGTCTTTGACAGTGCGGGGACACTCCTGCACACCTACAGGGTCGCAAAGAACGTGCTCACCGGGGAACTCCTCCCCGGCGTCGAGACCGTGAGCCTCACGTTCGAGTCCCCCGACCGCGTCCTCGTCGTCCTCCACGTCCGCAGCCGCGACGTGGTCGCGGCACCCGACGACGTCTCCCTCTCGGGGTTCCTGCGCGAGCAGAAGGTGGGGTTCGGGATCAGCTGCACGCGCGGGGTCATCGACGCCGACGACGTCGCCGGCATCCTCTACCATTCCCCCCACGGGAAGGTCGGGGACCTCAAGGACTGCATCCGGAACGTCTGGCAGGTCTGCAGGGAAGAGTCTGTCGTCACGCTGAACAGCGGGGTGATCCTGAACGTCTCGCTCCCGGGCATCGAGTTCGCGGTCACGACCGGCGGCCGCCCGTTCGAGGGTGCCCGCGAGACGATCAGCGCCCTCCACAGGATGGGGATCCCCGCCTTCATCGCGTCGGGCGACCGCGTCGAGAAACTCGAGAAGATGGCAGACCACCTCGGGATTCCCCGCGACAGGGTCTTTGGCGTCGCGACCCCCACCGTGAAGGCACGGATCGTCGAGGACCTCCGCGGGACGTACGACTGCGTCGTGATGGTCGGGGACGGGATCAATGACCTCCCCGCCATGAGGGCAGCAGACGTCGCGATCCTCTCGGTCGAGCAGCCGGGCGAGAGGCACCCGGACCTCTACGCGGCTGCCGACCACGTGGTGAAGAACGTGAGGGAGGTCGCGGGAATCGTCGGGAGACTCCGCGATTTGCGCGGGCCGTGCCGGGAGATTGGGTGATGCATGAAAAGAAATATGCACCCCGCGCCACATTCTCTAGTAAGAGGACTGTAAATGAAGCCCCTGATCACCGTGAAAGATCTTCGCATGGACTTCGACGGGAAGAAAGTCCTGAAGAATATCTCTTTTGAGATCTATGAAGGTGAGGTCCTGGGGATCATCGGGCGCAGCGGGGCAGGAAAGACCGTACTCATGCACCTTCTCAGGGGCGTGGAGCAACCACCCACCTCGGGGCATATCATCTACCATGTCGCCGTCTGCGACTCCTGCCCGTACATCGGGGTAGGGAGCATGGCAGGCGAGGCGTGTCCCACGTGCGGCGGGGTGCTCTCGGCACGGGACATCGACCTCTGGAACGAGGAGGACGAGGGGCTCCGTCGCCGGCTGATGCGGAGGACGGCGATCATGTTCCAGAGGACGTTTGCCCTGTACGGCAACGACAGGGTGATCGAGAACGTGCTCCACGCCCTCGACGACATCGACTATCCCCAGGACAAGGCGATCAACAGGGCAGCCGACCTCCTCGACCAGGTGAGGCTCTCGCACAGGATGATGCACATCGCCCGCGACCTCTCCGGCGGGGAGAAGCAGCGGGTCGTGCTCGCGAGGCAACTTGCAAAGGAGCCGTTCCTCCTCTTCGCGGACGAACCGACGGGGACCCTCGATCCCGAGACCGCCGACCTCGTCCACCGGATGCTGATCGAGGCGTGCGAGAGGAACCACATGGGAATGGTCGTCACGTCCCACTTCTCCCAGGTGATAAAGTCGGTCGCGGACAGGGCCATGCTCCTCGTGGACGGGTCCATCGCGATGCTCGGCTCGCCCGAGGAGGTCATCTCGAGGTTCATGGCGGACCTCTCCGACACGGAGACCTACCACGTCCCGGAGTTCGGCAAGGAGATCCTGATCGCGCGGGACGTGTACAAGCGCTACATCTCGGTCGACAGGGGGGTCGTGCGGGCGGTCAACGGTGTCTCGTTCGACGTCCGCGAGAAGGAGATATTCGGGATTATCGGCAAGAGCGGTGCGGGGAAGACGACGCTCTCGCGCATCATGGCGGGCGTCATCGAGCCCACGGCAGGGGAGATGATCATCAGGATCGGGGACGACGCCGTGGACATGACGAAGCCCGGCATCGAGAACAGGGGGAGGGCGAAGGGGTACATCGGGCTCCTCCACCAGGAATACGACCTCTACCCCCACAGGACCGTGCTCGACAACCTCACGGACGCGATCGGCCTCGAGTTCCCCAAGGAGCTCGCGATGAGGAAGGCCATCCTCACGCTCCGGATGGCAGGGTTCTCCGAGGAGAAGAGCAGGGAGATCCTCGACAGGTACCCGGGGCAGCTCTCCGAGGGGGAGCGCCACAGGGTCGCCCTCGCCCAGGTCCTCATCCGCGAGCCCCGCATGGTCATCCTCGACGAGCCGACGGGGACCATGGACCCCCTCACCAAGGTGGACGTGAAGCACTCGATCCTGCACGCGAGGGACGAGATGGAGGAGACGTTCATCGTGGTCTCCCACGACATCGACTTCGTGAGGGACATCTGCGACCGGCTCGCCCTCATGAGGGGGGGCAAGATCGTCGCCATCGGGAAGACCGCGGACGTCCTCTCGACCCTCACCGCGGAAGAACGGGAGGTCATGGGCCGGGCCGCGCCTGCGTGAGGGGCTGAGGACCGGATGATTACCCTCCTCGTCGACGGGGAGAGACGCCTCGCGAACGAAGGGGCGACGCTGCGAGACGTCCTCCCCGGGTGGGACTGGTCCTGTTCCGTCGGGGTGATCCGGGCAGGTGCGCGGGAATCGACCGAGACCGGGAGCATGAGGCTGGTCACCTCGGCAGGCGAGGTCGTCGTCGAGCTCCTGCCGGAGGGGCGCGCGCTCCTGCAGTCCCCCGATCTCCAGCTCCCGCTCCCGCTCCACTGGTCCGACAGGTACGCCGCGGCATTCGGCCCGTTCCCCTCCCGCTTCGTGCCCGCCCGGAAACCCCACCTCTACGAGCGCGGCGACCTCGTCCTCGGGTGCGGTGGCTACGACGCCGGCCGTTCCTACCTCGTCTTCTCCCGGCTCCGCCACGCCGCGGACCACGGGGCTGCCGCCGGCGGGGGGGTGATAGGGAGGGTCGTGTACGGGAGGGGGCTCATCGACAGGTGGACCTCCGGCGACCGGATCGAGCAGGTCGTCCCCGTCCTCAACTGGGCCGACACGAGCAGGTCTTTCTCGACGAACGACGGCTCCCTCCCCCTCGAGGACGGGATGGAGATCGTGACCCACGTCCGGGTCACGGCACACGGTTACGCGGGGGGGCGGGTCCACGCCACGGATGCCGCCGAGTCGGTGGAACACGTGCTCCTCGCCCTCGCGGGAAACAGGTTCGTCGTCGGGAGGGCGTCGAGCACCTACATAGAGGACGAGAGGATGGCGGGGACGCCCGTGCCGTTCGAGGTGAGGGCGCCCCGGCGCGAGGGGCACCTGATGGTCCGCACGAGGGGGAGGTCGTCCGGGGCACTCTACATCTACACGCGGGACGTCCCCGCGTCGGCTTCCCACACGCTCGCCGGCCAGGTCACCCACGGGATCGAGCTCGCGCGCCTCGCCCGCGCCGGGGAGACGATCCGGATCGAGGTCGAACCACCGCGCTTCGACCTCGTGGGTCTCTTCCTCTCCGAGGCAGAGGGGGTTGCTGCTTTCAGGGGGGTCGCTGTCACCGCCCGGGGAGAGGGCAAGGACCTCGTCGTGGTGGACCAGCAGCCCGCGACCACCCTCGAGGCACTCGCGGCGGGTTCCGTCACGCTCGAGGCTGTCCCCCTGGAGAAGATAATCGACATCGCCCTCGACGACGCCCACGCGCCGGAATCCTGCGCGGTCTTCCGGAAGCTCACGGGCCTTGACAGGCATAGGGTGGGCAGGATCCCCTTCTTCTTCCAGTTCGAGGATGTCTACCTCTTCAGGCCGCGTATTCCCCCCGGGACGCACATCATCCCCGAGAACCTCCCGGTCGACCGCGTGCTCCCCGGCACGCTCGCCATCACGAACGACTCGCGGAAGGGGGCGGGTCTCGTGGGCGTGAGGACCTCGGAGAACAGGGAGTTTGGTCCCACGTCCGAACCCTTCGAGGCAACGAACCTCATCGGGCGGGTCCTCGACCTTGGGAAGCTTTCCGCACTGAAGGAGAACGAGATCGCATTCATCAGGGAAGTGAGACCATGAAGGTGTATTCCCCCCGCTATACCGGCACCGTGACAAAGTACATCTTTGTCGAAACCCCCGAGATGACACCATCGGACCTTGCCATCCGGGCGTACGAGATCTCCCGGGGGGTGATGATCAAGGAGACGTGCTTCGGCCTCCAGGTGACCGGCAAGGAGGAGGATGTCGACCGCCTCGTCGCCGCTCTCCGGGCGATAGACCCCCTCCACATCTTCGTGAAGGACAGGGGTTTTCCCCCGGGGGACCCGCGCAGGTGCAGGGCGAACCTCGGCGGTGCCCGCCCCGGCTTCTTTGGCCACGAGTTCGAGCTGGGCCTCCTCCGGTTCATCTCGAGGGGGCTTGCCGCGCTCCCTTCCCGGGATCCCGGAGCGGTCCCCCGCCCGCCGGTTCCCCGGCGCGGCGAGAAGCTGGGTGCGTCACGCCTGAAGGAGATCATCGAGTCGTGGGGGTCCTGAAACGATGGCACGCGTCTTCATCTATCCCACGACGAGCCTCATCCTCTCCGACCTCGTCGCGAGGTTCGGCCACACCCCCCTCTCCGCCGCGATGCAGGTGCGGGAGATTGTCCAGACGCCCGGGCTCGAGTCGCCCCCCCTCCAGATCACGCCCGAGGACCCGAAAAAAGGCCTCCGGTGGGCCGCGGTCGAGGTCCCGTCCGGTGTCCGGGGGCGGATGGCAATCTACGGGCCGCTCCTCGAGAAAGCCGAGGCTGCCATCATCGTGAACAACGCGGACTTCTCGTTCGGCTGCATGGGGTGCGCGAGGACGAACGAGCTCCTCGCCTTCCTCATCCGGCGGAAGGGGATCCCGGTCCTCGACCTCGAGTACCCCTCCTCCGAGGAGGAGGGCATCGAGTTCGTGGCCGCGATCAAGAGGTTCCTCGACTCCCTGCCCGGGGGTGCGGGATGACGCGCGTCCGGATCGCCCAGCTCTCCTGCGGCCCCGAGTACAGCGGGGTTCAGAAGGAGATCGCGGATGCAGCAGCGGCCGTAGACGCAGAGGTCTTCTTCCCCGACATCAAGCTTTCCGATATAAGGAAATCGTTTGACGAGTTCGGCCTCATCGTGAGGAGCCCCGACCTCAAGCTCGCCATCGCGCGTGCCGTTGCGCTCGTCGAGGGGAAGGTGGAGGCAGACGCGGTCTTCATCGCGACCTGTTTCCGGTGCGCCGAGGCCGCGATCGTGCGCAACGAGCTCCGGCGGTACATCCACGAGAACTCGGACCTGCCCGTGGTGAGCTACTCCTTCACCGAGAGGACGACCGCCGGCACCCTCCTCACGCGGATGGAGGCGCTCACGACGATCGCTCGCAGGAGGGCACTCCTCGCCCGTGAGGTGCAGGAGGGCCTCACGATGGGCGTCGACTCGGGATCGAGCACCACGAAGGCCGTCGTGATGCGGGACAACAAGATCATCGGGACGGGGTGGGTCCCGACGACCGGCGTGATCAAGAGCGCAGAGGCGGCAGTCGAGGAGGCGCTCTCCACAGCGGGCGTCTCGCGGGACGAGATCCAG of Methanolinea sp. contains these proteins:
- a CDS encoding ribose 1,5-bisphosphate isomerase — protein: MLTETAEKIKSMEIRGAGRIARAAVAALREHASSVQARSVAEFREKLEEAASILLSTRPTAVSLPNAIHTVMAALRAGHSSVGEAREAFVGACESFIASSGEAVARIGEIGARHIRDGDVLLTHCNSEAALACILEAWRVGRDISVFATEVRPRNQGLLTIATLDEAGIPTNYIVDSAARHFMHEVDLVVVGADAIAVNGAVVNKIGTSQIALAAHEARTRVMVAAETYKFAPRTILGEYIQIEERDPSEVLPAEIAGKFRHVRARNPAFDVTPAEYVDLIVTEVGAIPPQMAYIIIRDVLGWEVGDFAHAHPFRKGEGGRHSPGE
- a CDS encoding HAD-IC family P-type ATPase — protein: MSVAVVFDSAGTLLHTYRVAKNVLTGELLPGVETVSLTFESPDRVLVVLHVRSRDVVAAPDDVSLSGFLREQKVGFGISCTRGVIDADDVAGILYHSPHGKVGDLKDCIRNVWQVCREESVVTLNSGVILNVSLPGIEFAVTTGGRPFEGARETISALHRMGIPAFIASGDRVEKLEKMADHLGIPRDRVFGVATPTVKARIVEDLRGTYDCVVMVGDGINDLPAMRAADVAILSVEQPGERHPDLYAAADHVVKNVREVAGIVGRLRDLRGPCREIG
- a CDS encoding methanogenesis marker 5 protein — translated: MARVFIYPTTSLILSDLVARFGHTPLSAAMQVREIVQTPGLESPPLQITPEDPKKGLRWAAVEVPSGVRGRMAIYGPLLEKAEAAIIVNNADFSFGCMGCARTNELLAFLIRRKGIPVLDLEYPSSEEEGIEFVAAIKRFLDSLPGGAG
- a CDS encoding methanogenesis marker 6 protein; translation: MKVYSPRYTGTVTKYIFVETPEMTPSDLAIRAYEISRGVMIKETCFGLQVTGKEEDVDRLVAALRAIDPLHIFVKDRGFPPGDPRRCRANLGGARPGFFGHEFELGLLRFISRGLAALPSRDPGAVPRPPVPRRGEKLGASRLKEIIESWGS
- a CDS encoding methanogenesis marker 3 protein, with protein sequence MITLLVDGERRLANEGATLRDVLPGWDWSCSVGVIRAGARESTETGSMRLVTSAGEVVVELLPEGRALLQSPDLQLPLPLHWSDRYAAAFGPFPSRFVPARKPHLYERGDLVLGCGGYDAGRSYLVFSRLRHAADHGAAAGGGVIGRVVYGRGLIDRWTSGDRIEQVVPVLNWADTSRSFSTNDGSLPLEDGMEIVTHVRVTAHGYAGGRVHATDAAESVEHVLLALAGNRFVVGRASSTYIEDERMAGTPVPFEVRAPRREGHLMVRTRGRSSGALYIYTRDVPASASHTLAGQVTHGIELARLARAGETIRIEVEPPRFDLVGLFLSEAEGVAAFRGVAVTARGEGKDLVVVDQQPATTLEALAAGSVTLEAVPLEKIIDIALDDAHAPESCAVFRKLTGLDRHRVGRIPFFFQFEDVYLFRPRIPPGTHIIPENLPVDRVLPGTLAITNDSRKGAGLVGVRTSENREFGPTSEPFEATNLIGRVLDLGKLSALKENEIAFIREVRP
- the atwA gene encoding methyl coenzyme M reductase system, component A2 gives rise to the protein MKPLITVKDLRMDFDGKKVLKNISFEIYEGEVLGIIGRSGAGKTVLMHLLRGVEQPPTSGHIIYHVAVCDSCPYIGVGSMAGEACPTCGGVLSARDIDLWNEEDEGLRRRLMRRTAIMFQRTFALYGNDRVIENVLHALDDIDYPQDKAINRAADLLDQVRLSHRMMHIARDLSGGEKQRVVLARQLAKEPFLLFADEPTGTLDPETADLVHRMLIEACERNHMGMVVTSHFSQVIKSVADRAMLLVDGSIAMLGSPEEVISRFMADLSDTETYHVPEFGKEILIARDVYKRYISVDRGVVRAVNGVSFDVREKEIFGIIGKSGAGKTTLSRIMAGVIEPTAGEMIIRIGDDAVDMTKPGIENRGRAKGYIGLLHQEYDLYPHRTVLDNLTDAIGLEFPKELAMRKAILTLRMAGFSEEKSREILDRYPGQLSEGERHRVALAQVLIREPRMVILDEPTGTMDPLTKVDVKHSILHARDEMEETFIVVSHDIDFVRDICDRLALMRGGKIVAIGKTADVLSTLTAEEREVMGRAAPA